Proteins from one Pleurocapsa minor HA4230-MV1 genomic window:
- a CDS encoding cobalt-precorrin-6A reductase produces MNSKVWLIGGTSDSAIIANILVESNIPSIITVTTATAQALYGDRAKIVVGCMNLTEMRCFCQQHQIAVVVDASHPYATQVSHQAIAVTQQLNIAYLRYERTHYQPAIKKGVIELDSWERLLTGDYLTAQRVLLTVGCQVLPKFQSWQSRATLFARVLPQIKSLETAIASGFTSDRLIAIRPPISLATETALWQQWHISLVVTKASGKAGGEEIKRQVAASLGIPLIVITRPQISYPRQTSEIANVLAFCQRAIAN; encoded by the coding sequence ATGAATTCTAAAGTTTGGCTGATTGGGGGAACGAGCGACAGCGCAATTATAGCCAATATTCTGGTTGAGTCCAATATTCCCTCGATCATAACTGTGACGACAGCTACGGCTCAAGCTTTATATGGTGATAGGGCGAAGATAGTTGTCGGCTGTATGAATTTAACTGAAATGCGTTGTTTCTGCCAGCAGCATCAGATTGCGGTGGTGGTCGATGCCTCTCATCCCTACGCAACACAGGTTTCTCATCAGGCGATCGCCGTTACCCAACAATTAAATATTGCTTATCTGCGTTATGAAAGAACTCACTATCAACCCGCAATTAAAAAGGGTGTCATAGAACTAGATAGCTGGGAACGTCTTTTAACAGGTGATTATTTAACCGCTCAACGAGTACTTTTAACAGTAGGGTGCCAAGTTTTACCCAAGTTTCAATCATGGCAGAGTCGAGCTACTTTATTTGCCAGAGTTTTACCTCAAATAAAATCCTTAGAAACGGCGATCGCTTCTGGTTTTACTAGCGATCGCTTAATTGCTATCCGTCCTCCCATTAGCCTGGCGACAGAAACAGCTTTATGGCAACAGTGGCATATTTCTCTAGTAGTGACCAAAGCATCAGGTAAGGCTGGGGGAGAAGAGATAAAACGTCAAGTAGCAGCTAGCTTAGGAATTCCGCTAATTGTCATCACCCGTCCGCAAATTAGCTATCCTCGACAAACTTCGGAAATTGCCAATGTCTTGGCTTTCTGTCAAAGAGCGATCGCCAATTAG
- a CDS encoding AAA family ATPase produces the protein MGKTAKKSAKKLTKAQQQALEKLKSFLRSNHSFFRLSGYAGTGKSFLICHLIEWLDAHDFEFVIAAPTNKAAKSLMQVGSSLGINIDVKTVAQLLGQQPEMNEETGEEEFTSAGDAEFDDYDVMIIDEFSMINRSNFEEIVSAIATTINTKVIFVGDEAQLPPVKEQQPMVAISEAIDDTATLDEIIRYEGEIAVVAEKIRSDELYARRMYSFQTSEDRTIVCQPRKEWLETVTEYFQANDCKSNPDYARLLVWRNKTAGDANRFVRSRLWGKDAPIFVPGDRLIARKPLFRVRPGQKGKNRWGVLINNSEECSVIEQPTIKQLSFDKIAYQYYSLPVKTDAGFEVNLSVLTEQGERLRDEMIKDYVAKKQWNKYFDLSRTFDDVTYAYSLTVHKAQGSSIDYVFLDTEDLQGCPDLQKMLYTALTRAKNRVYIPL, from the coding sequence ATGGGTAAGACTGCGAAAAAATCAGCCAAAAAGTTAACCAAGGCACAACAACAAGCTTTAGAGAAATTAAAATCATTTTTACGCAGTAATCATAGTTTCTTTCGCCTCAGTGGCTATGCAGGAACAGGAAAAAGCTTTTTAATCTGTCACTTGATCGAATGGCTAGATGCTCATGATTTTGAATTTGTGATTGCTGCACCCACCAATAAAGCAGCTAAAAGCTTAATGCAAGTGGGAAGTTCTCTGGGGATTAACATTGACGTTAAAACTGTGGCGCAACTTTTAGGTCAACAGCCAGAAATGAATGAGGAGACAGGAGAGGAGGAATTTACTTCCGCTGGGGATGCTGAATTTGATGATTACGATGTGATGATCATTGATGAGTTTTCCATGATTAATCGCAGCAATTTTGAAGAGATAGTTAGTGCGATCGCCACTACCATTAATACTAAAGTTATTTTTGTTGGGGATGAAGCGCAACTTCCGCCAGTCAAAGAACAGCAGCCAATGGTAGCAATTTCTGAGGCGATCGACGATACGGCAACGTTAGATGAAATAATCCGCTATGAAGGGGAGATTGCCGTCGTAGCCGAGAAGATTCGTAGCGATGAGTTATATGCCCGCAGGATGTATTCCTTCCAAACCAGCGAAGATCGAACAATTGTTTGTCAACCGCGAAAAGAATGGTTAGAAACCGTAACTGAGTATTTTCAGGCTAATGATTGTAAATCCAATCCCGACTATGCCAGATTACTAGTGTGGCGCAATAAAACTGCTGGTGATGCTAATCGATTTGTGCGATCGCGTTTATGGGGTAAAGATGCGCCAATATTCGTGCCAGGAGATCGACTAATTGCCAGAAAACCATTGTTTCGTGTTCGTCCAGGGCAAAAAGGTAAAAATAGATGGGGAGTTTTGATTAATAACTCCGAAGAATGTTCGGTGATCGAACAGCCAACGATTAAACAGCTATCTTTTGATAAAATTGCCTATCAATATTACTCGCTCCCCGTCAAGACTGATGCTGGGTTTGAAGTAAATTTATCTGTGTTGACTGAACAAGGGGAAAGACTGAGAGACGAAATGATCAAAGATTACGTTGCCAAAAAACAGTGGAACAAGTATTTTGACCTATCCAGAACTTTTGATGATGTTACCTACGCCTACAGTTTGACGGTACATAAAGCTCAAGGTTCGAGTATCGATTATGTGTTTTTAGACACGGAAGATCTCCAAGGCTGTCCCGATCTGCAAAAAATGCTCTACACCGCTTTAACCCGCGCCAAAAATAGGGTTTATATTCCTTTATAG
- a CDS encoding GNAT family N-acetyltransferase has product MNSSKIIPLEAKHKENAIEVIIAAFDGDPLMNLYFGNSYKRSIKALWQYIFDISPIQNSLLLGAMVRDELQGVIFASPPETEKNQDKSAIAHLKARLVEEIGKEAAEFFDLYFKLKSDRQPSQPHFYVNALGVHPRSQRMGIGSALLEHIHLLSDRHPESNCVALDTETEENVAYYQRLGYKVSSASNLDRVKIWFMFRE; this is encoded by the coding sequence ATGAATTCGAGCAAAATTATTCCTCTAGAAGCAAAGCATAAAGAAAATGCCATTGAGGTCATTATCGCTGCTTTCGATGGCGATCCGTTAATGAATTTATATTTTGGTAATAGCTACAAACGCTCGATCAAAGCTCTTTGGCAGTATATTTTCGATATCTCCCCAATTCAGAATTCGTTGCTTTTAGGCGCTATGGTTCGAGACGAATTACAAGGAGTTATTTTTGCCAGCCCACCAGAAACCGAAAAAAACCAAGATAAAAGCGCTATAGCTCATCTTAAAGCAAGACTGGTTGAAGAGATCGGCAAAGAAGCAGCAGAATTTTTCGATCTTTATTTTAAGCTCAAGAGCGATCGCCAACCTTCACAGCCTCATTTTTATGTTAATGCTCTTGGGGTACATCCACGTAGTCAAAGGATGGGTATTGGTAGCGCACTGTTAGAACATATACACCTCCTGTCAGATCGACATCCTGAATCTAATTGTGTTGCTCTCGATACAGAGACAGAAGAAAACGTAGCTTACTACCAACGTCTTGGTTATAAAGTCTCGTCAGCAAGTAATTTGGATCGCGTCAAGATTTGGTTTATGTTTCGAGAATAA